The sequence tgtatataatgctaaaaaaactatttaataaaaattccgcggaaaaaaaataaatttcgtttcgtatcgtaaaattttgaatcaaatggacccaaatttcgtttcgaaatctcggaagtaaatttgaatttcgtttcgttccaaCAGTAgcttttctaatttcgtttcgtttcgtcaggaaaaatggtattatcgcatacccttattcgCACGGCATAGATTTGGATCAGTTCGTGCGTGTTTTGTTGTCCACACGAGATTGAATTGTTGCATATCCGCAGATGATATTCACAAAAGATTGGAAATCGAATTACGTTCCAAGATGATGTCAAATGTTCACCTCACGTCTTGCCTCACGTAAACTTGGGATTCTTCGGTCTCTCAAAGTAACATGTACCGAACTAAGAATCCATTTTTATTGATTGTACAAGCGTGACAGGTACGGTTATTTGTCAGTTATGAATATGATGATTATTCCCCATTCTATCAAGTATCCGTTCTTATGTAGAGAAACTATATTACAGGTACTCTCTCAATCGGGTTGGTCGTTACTAATTCAAAGTGTTCAGTCATAATGTAAATTTTCTGATGTTTTATCATACGGATTAAGATGTTTCATTTAATACAGACATATGTGTATCTTTCCTTTTCTAAGTGCGTGGTAATAGTCGGAAACGTATGTAAGTTTACTGTGCTCGAACCACACTGTATGTCCCTGATATTACTTCATCGTTCATTACTCATATGCACCTGTGTAATGTTCTGGAATTAGATCCTGAATAAGCACGAAAACACTTGTATAAATGAGGTTGTTTGTTGTGCGCTTATCACTGTATCGAATTTGTTTATTCATCCATTTTAAAGGCAGGGATTTTCACAATGCTTTCGAGAGTGAGTAATTAGCATGATGAGGGTATGTATGCCATGATTTGAATACAATATGCAGTATCATTCGGATGTAAACAATTCAAAGTCCACGAGGTTTTTGATCATTTATTACTCATCTTACCGAAAACTGAATCCACCAGATTCGGATTTAATTGGTCACATATTTTGTTAGTACGTGTGAAGTACAAGGCAGTTTGTGCTAGCTTAAAACTAGAGACCTATGCAGACTATGAGGTAACGTTAGTAACAGATTCATCTATTCGAATCAGACCTTGAATTGACTTGAATTTTATGTATCTAAATAAAATTTGGAAGCACCGTTTCAACTTTTCCTTATTTCTATTGAGTCCACCTAAGTCTTAATTTTAAACTAACATACAATAACAGATGCAATACTACAATCCATACACCGAGTCCCGCCACATCGTACCAATAGTTGCTGTTTTGAATTTCTAACAGTTCTAacacttttttacttttcctgTAGTAGCAAAACATATCTTCGCATGCAATCTCCGTCCGATTGAATCCGTACGTGGCCAACGCCAGCCCTTCGAACCCATATCGGAACTGCGACACGTACGTCAGCGGTTTGAACACGTCCAACAGCTCCCCGTATCGAATGAAAAATCCCGAAAACAGCACCATCGGAACTATCGTGCTGGGAACCACAAACGCGCTCACATCCACTGGACATATGCACCCGGCCACCATTCCGTACATTTGCGCCGTCCATCCCATCAGTCCGCAGATGGCCCAGAACATCACTATCCGCTGGGTTTCGTCCAACTGCCCGCTCAGATAGTAAACAATCACCTGGCAGCATGTCACACTGGCTAGCATCAACGGAAAATCGGCCGCAAGTTTCGAAAAGAAGTACGCAGCCACTGAGTAGCAGTTGCTTTTGTGCTCTCGCACAAATACCGCCATTTCCAGCGGGACTAGAAATTCCAATTAATGATTATTAAGTTACAATTGTGAAATTCACGCTTCATTTGAACAAACTTACAAGTAAGTACCACAGTCATTGCGTTGGAGAACATTATGAACATCAGTATCATAATCAAACAGCTAATATTGGCCAGCACTTTGGCGCCGTTATTCCCAACGTTGTAAAACACCGAACCCACAATCAGACCGAACAGCACATGCCCGAGAAATCGCAACCGGGTCAGCGTGAGATTGCGGAACGTGCCCAGGGCCGTTCGTCGGGTCAGAATCCAAAACTGGCGCAACTGCGATATCGGATACTGGGGACTCGAACCCCGTCGACTAGATTCGTTCAGTAGCTGGTCGCCGTCGTTCAGCTCGTCGTGGAACCCTGCAATTGGAAAAGGAGCCGTTCGTGGCGAATTGCAGTATAAATGCTGCCCAGGTTGCATATTTTCAGGCGCGAGTGGGAGAGTTTCGCCACAAAGATTCGCTCTCATTTCCTGACTTGGGAACTTTACTCACCATTCATTTGGTCACTGCTGGCGGATTCCATCTGTTTCAGAAGCGGATTGATTTTATCTGGGTCCGTGTTGATGGTAGATGCCACTTTCATAGCTGGAAAAGTGATTGATAGTTATTACACACAAAAAGCTTAtatgtaggggaaatgacggctttggcaggttttgttcttttattATCAGGgtggtttttgttgaccaaaatttatgaaattcggccacaatattctttgaaatgCAAAGAATGTTGAGAAAAAATTTAAGCATAATAGGTTATAGAAAAttcccctgacaataatagaaaaaacctgtcaaagccgtTATTTCCCTTATTTAAGTTATAATTATATATGCAGAATTCGACTAATGCGTGTCAATATAAAAATAAGACTGCTTTAGCGTAATCGACCGGGAACTAAATCgcaatacatattttgttgaacCCAAATCCACCAAATCATTTTTGTTACGCTGTAGTTGGAGAGGAAGACACGCCTCTTTCAGGAGCGTTCTCAATGAACActcaagttctatcagaagctcaaccaTTTGTCGCAAAGGCTTAATTTGCCGATCCGAGATATGCAGGAATAAGGATGGAAGCAGTTAAACTGACAAACATGTAGTGATCGAAAGATGGAAGCAGTACTTCGAGGAACACATGAATAGCACTGATAGTACAGGTAGTGAAGGTCAAAATACAACGAAGGAGACAATTGCGTCAGCTATTGGTAAAGATGGTATCGGAACTAGACTCTTAAATATTGGCCCGAAAAAGTTGGCCACTTGTCTGCACAGACTGAGAGTTAGAATCTAGGAAACAGCAACCGGAGGGatggaaggaaggggtcataGACTCCatctacgagaaaggcaccaagcTGGAATGTAAGATTTTTCGAGCGATCCAAAAAGCCTTCCAAAAAGCCATATACAAAGCGATATCCTAGATCATCTTCTTCCGTCTGCAGAATAGTCGCCGTttgtcaccaatagtgaatgggtttgtgggaagttaccAGCTTCGTTAACGGCTTGACCAGAGCTTTACTATATGccaaatccttaaaaaatgctGTGAATATCAGGTTCCAATTCATACGTTCGAGCCAACTCAGGATTGTTACCCTCAACACCATGCGAATATGCAGGTACCGAGGCAAAGGTCTTGCCCAGATTCTattataggggaaaagacggctttggcaggttttgttctattattggcaggggggtttttgtcgaccgaattttatgaaatttggccacaataatctttgatatgcaaagaatgtttaggccaaatttgagcataatcagtcataaaaaaccccctgccaataatagaacaaaacctgccaaagccgtcattccccctatataaagttacgcaaagagtgatgCCAAATCTACcaattgaactgtcaaaccgccTACTTTTCGAGCAAAGTaagcaaatctcgcttaacttttgaaaaggacctaagtaacatttttttcatgaattaatttgagtactgcaatcaatagctttcatgttgttctgttgattgcgctattcaaattaattcatgaaaaaaatgttacttaggaccttttgaaaagttaagcgagaaatgcttgttggtaaggcggaagtatt comes from Armigeres subalbatus isolate Guangzhou_Male chromosome 2, GZ_Asu_2, whole genome shotgun sequence and encodes:
- the LOC134218125 gene encoding ATP-binding cassette sub-family G member 4-like isoform X1, encoding MSISCSIGKKFSLVFGAISSNSILCSRTCAKRRSGRAGTQQQKMSLDETVQVIIPLVKTISSLSFRNLNYTVNQNGKKQQLLKNISGTFRSGRLTAIMGPSGAGKSSLMNALSGFKTENITGHILINNEVVERHRYRRLIAYNTQDVPLLQNITVQETLHYAADLKLSSNVTRIHKTKIVNDIIALLGLAKCAHNQARVLSGGERKRLSIGLELVSNPKIMFFDEPTSGLDSESAFQVVSYMKDLAKQGRCVVSVIHQPSSELLELFDDIYVVTDGRCMYQGSLEDMIGTLAGAGFECPQYYNRADFAMKVASTINTDPDKINPLLKQMESASSDQMNGFHDELNDGDQLLNESSRRGSSPQYPISQLRQFWILTRRTALGTFRNLTLTRLRFLGHVLFGLIVGSVFYNVGNNGAKVLANISCLIMILMFIMFSNAMTVVLTFPLEMAVFVREHKSNCYSVAAYFFSKLAADFPLMLASVTCCQVIVYYLSGQLDETQRIVMFWAICGLMGWTAQMYGMVAGCICPVDVSAFVVPSTIVPMVLFSGFFIRYGELLDVFKPLTYVSQFRYGFEGLALATYGFNRTEIACEDMFCYYRKSKKVLELLEIQNSNYWYDVAGLGVWIVVLHLLLYVSLKLRLRWTQ
- the LOC134218125 gene encoding ATP-binding cassette sub-family G member 4-like isoform X2 — encoded protein: MSLDETVQVIIPLVKTISSLSFRNLNYTVNQNGKKQQLLKNISGTFRSGRLTAIMGPSGAGKSSLMNALSGFKTENITGHILINNEVVERHRYRRLIAYNTQDVPLLQNITVQETLHYAADLKLSSNVTRIHKTKIVNDIIALLGLAKCAHNQARVLSGGERKRLSIGLELVSNPKIMFFDEPTSGLDSESAFQVVSYMKDLAKQGRCVVSVIHQPSSELLELFDDIYVVTDGRCMYQGSLEDMIGTLAGAGFECPQYYNRADFAMKVASTINTDPDKINPLLKQMESASSDQMNGFHDELNDGDQLLNESSRRGSSPQYPISQLRQFWILTRRTALGTFRNLTLTRLRFLGHVLFGLIVGSVFYNVGNNGAKVLANISCLIMILMFIMFSNAMTVVLTFPLEMAVFVREHKSNCYSVAAYFFSKLAADFPLMLASVTCCQVIVYYLSGQLDETQRIVMFWAICGLMGWTAQMYGMVAGCICPVDVSAFVVPSTIVPMVLFSGFFIRYGELLDVFKPLTYVSQFRYGFEGLALATYGFNRTEIACEDMFCYYRKSKKVLELLEIQNSNYWYDVAGLGVWIVVLHLLLYVSLKLRLRWTQ